In Aegilops tauschii subsp. strangulata cultivar AL8/78 chromosome 3, Aet v6.0, whole genome shotgun sequence, one genomic interval encodes:
- the LOC109787119 gene encoding probable protein phosphatase 2C 3 isoform X2: protein MSSSSSAAEQHGHHAVGGRELVPLAALIKEESRTERHAVTRSRICAREDGGVGGEVGEAETRRPLLRYGCAAQSKKGEDFFLLRTDCARPSTSSSSSTTSHPPTFAVFAVLDGHNGDAAAIYTRDNLLNHVLSAMPQGLSREEWLHSLPRALVAGFVKTDKEFQTKGQTSGTTATFAIIDGWTITVASVGDSRCILDAQGGAVSLLTVDHRLEENVEERERVTASGGEVGRLSVVGGAEIGPLRCWPGGLCLSRSIGDIDVGEFIVPVPYVKQVKLSNTGGRLIIASDGIWDALSSDAAAKCCRGLPAELAAKQVVKEALKTRGLKDDTTCVVVDIIPPDQTIRPLSPPKKMNKLKSLIFRKKAKDQPNKLTKQLSSVGMVEEIFEEGSAILSERTNFSSGVRKNFSSGFRNNQSA, encoded by the exons atgtcgtcgtcgtcgtcggcgGCGGAACAGCATGGCCACCATGCCGTAGGCGGCCGCGAGCTAGTGCCGCTCGCGGCTCTCATAAAGGAGGAGTCCCGCACCGAGCGGCACGCCGTCACTCGGAGCAGGATCTGCGCGCGTGAGGATGGAGGAGTAGGAGGGGAAGTTGGGGAGGCGGAGACGCGGCGGCCACTGCTACGGTATGGGTGCGCCGCGCAGTCCAAGAAGGGGGAGGACTTCTTCCTACTCAGGACCGACTGCGCGCGCCCCTCTACTTCCTCGTCCTCTTCGACCACCTCGCATCCCCCCACCTTCGCGGTTTTCGCC GTTCTTGACGGGCATAACGGCGATGCCGCTGCAATATATACAAGGGACAATCTGCTCAACCATGTCCTGAGCGCGATGCCACAGGGTCTTTCGCGGGAGGAGTGGTTGCATTCTCTGCCCCGTGCGCTTGTCGCGGGATTCGTCAAGACCGACAAGGAATTCCAAACCAAAG GCCAAACTTCGGGCACAACTGCCACATTTGCGATAATCGATGGCTGGACTATCACTGTTGCTTCAGTTGGCGATTCTCGCTGTATTTTGGATGCTCAGGGTGGGGCTGTTTCTTTGCTTACAGTTGATCACCGACTAGAAGAAAATGTCGAGGA GAGGGAGCGTGTCACAGCGAGTGGAGGTGAAGTTGGAAGGCTTAGTGTGGTTGGTGGAGCAGAG ATTGGTCCACTGCGATGCTGGCCAGGAGGTTTGTGCCTATCCAGATCCATTGGAGACATAGATGTTGGTGAATTTATCGTACCTGTTCCTTATGTCAAGCAAGTGAAG TTGTCAAATACTGGTGGGAGGCTTATTATTGCTTCAGACGGCATTTGGGATGCATTGTCTTCAGATGCAGCTGCAAAGTGTTGCAGAGGGTTGCCTGCTGAACTCGCTGCCAAGCAAGTAGTTAAG GAGGCACTCAAGACAAGGGGCCTAAAAGATGACACGACATGTGTCGTTGTTGACATAATCCCACCTGATCAAACGATACGCCCTCTATCTCCACCGAAAAAGATGAATAAGTTGAAGTCCCTGATTTTTAGGAAAAAAGCAAAGGACCAGCCCAATAAATTGACTAAGCAGCTTTCTTCAGTGGGTATGGTTGAAGAGATATTTGAAGAAGGTTCAGCGATACTATCAGAGAG GACCAACTTCAGCTCAGGTGTCAGAAAAAACTTTAGTTCCGGATTTAGGAACAATCAGTCAGCTTAA
- the LOC109787119 gene encoding probable protein phosphatase 2C 3 isoform X4, which yields MSSSSSAAEQHGHHAVGGRELVPLAALIKEESRTERHAVTRSRICAREDGGVGGEVGEAETRRPLLRYGCAAQSKKGEDFFLLRTDCARPSTSSSSSTTSHPPTFAVFAVLDGHNGDAAAIYTRDNLLNHVLSAMPQGLSREEWLHSLPRALVAGFVKTDKEFQTKGQTSGTTATFAIIDGWTITVASVGDSRCILDAQGGAVSLLTVDHRLEENVEERERVTASGGEVGRLSVVGGAEIGPLRCWPGGLCLSRSIGDIDVGEFIVPVPYVKQVKLSNTGGRLIIASDGIWDALSSDAAAKCCRGLPAELAAKQVVKEALKTRGLKDDTTCVVVDIIPPDQTIRPLSPPKKMNKLKSLIFRKKAKDQPNKLTKQLSSVGMVEEIFEEGSAILSER from the exons atgtcgtcgtcgtcgtcggcgGCGGAACAGCATGGCCACCATGCCGTAGGCGGCCGCGAGCTAGTGCCGCTCGCGGCTCTCATAAAGGAGGAGTCCCGCACCGAGCGGCACGCCGTCACTCGGAGCAGGATCTGCGCGCGTGAGGATGGAGGAGTAGGAGGGGAAGTTGGGGAGGCGGAGACGCGGCGGCCACTGCTACGGTATGGGTGCGCCGCGCAGTCCAAGAAGGGGGAGGACTTCTTCCTACTCAGGACCGACTGCGCGCGCCCCTCTACTTCCTCGTCCTCTTCGACCACCTCGCATCCCCCCACCTTCGCGGTTTTCGCC GTTCTTGACGGGCATAACGGCGATGCCGCTGCAATATATACAAGGGACAATCTGCTCAACCATGTCCTGAGCGCGATGCCACAGGGTCTTTCGCGGGAGGAGTGGTTGCATTCTCTGCCCCGTGCGCTTGTCGCGGGATTCGTCAAGACCGACAAGGAATTCCAAACCAAAG GCCAAACTTCGGGCACAACTGCCACATTTGCGATAATCGATGGCTGGACTATCACTGTTGCTTCAGTTGGCGATTCTCGCTGTATTTTGGATGCTCAGGGTGGGGCTGTTTCTTTGCTTACAGTTGATCACCGACTAGAAGAAAATGTCGAGGA GAGGGAGCGTGTCACAGCGAGTGGAGGTGAAGTTGGAAGGCTTAGTGTGGTTGGTGGAGCAGAG ATTGGTCCACTGCGATGCTGGCCAGGAGGTTTGTGCCTATCCAGATCCATTGGAGACATAGATGTTGGTGAATTTATCGTACCTGTTCCTTATGTCAAGCAAGTGAAG TTGTCAAATACTGGTGGGAGGCTTATTATTGCTTCAGACGGCATTTGGGATGCATTGTCTTCAGATGCAGCTGCAAAGTGTTGCAGAGGGTTGCCTGCTGAACTCGCTGCCAAGCAAGTAGTTAAG GAGGCACTCAAGACAAGGGGCCTAAAAGATGACACGACATGTGTCGTTGTTGACATAATCCCACCTGATCAAACGATACGCCCTCTATCTCCACCGAAAAAGATGAATAAGTTGAAGTCCCTGATTTTTAGGAAAAAAGCAAAGGACCAGCCCAATAAATTGACTAAGCAGCTTTCTTCAGTGGGTATGGTTGAAGAGATATTTGAAGAAGGTTCAGCGATACTATCAGAGAG
- the LOC109787119 gene encoding probable protein phosphatase 2C 3 isoform X3 — MSSSSSAAEQHGHHAVGGRELVPLAALIKEESRTERHAVTRSRICAREDGGVGGEVGEAETRRPLLRYGCAAQSKKGEDFFLLRTDCARPSTSSSSSTTSHPPTFAVFAVLDGHNGDAAAIYTRDNLLNHVLSAMPQGLSREEWLHSLPRALVAGFVKTDKEFQTKGQTSGTTATFAIIDGWTITVASVGDSRCILDAQGGAVSLLTVDHRLEENVEERERVTASGGEVGRLSVVGGAEIGPLRCWPGGLCLSRSIGDIDVGEFIVPVPYVKQVKLSNTGGRLIIASDGIWDALSSDAAAKCCRGLPAELAAKQVVKEALKTRGLKDDTTCVVVDIIPPDQTIRPLSPPKKMNKLKSLIFRKKAKDQPNKLTKQLSSVGMVEEIFEEGSAILSERR, encoded by the exons atgtcgtcgtcgtcgtcggcgGCGGAACAGCATGGCCACCATGCCGTAGGCGGCCGCGAGCTAGTGCCGCTCGCGGCTCTCATAAAGGAGGAGTCCCGCACCGAGCGGCACGCCGTCACTCGGAGCAGGATCTGCGCGCGTGAGGATGGAGGAGTAGGAGGGGAAGTTGGGGAGGCGGAGACGCGGCGGCCACTGCTACGGTATGGGTGCGCCGCGCAGTCCAAGAAGGGGGAGGACTTCTTCCTACTCAGGACCGACTGCGCGCGCCCCTCTACTTCCTCGTCCTCTTCGACCACCTCGCATCCCCCCACCTTCGCGGTTTTCGCC GTTCTTGACGGGCATAACGGCGATGCCGCTGCAATATATACAAGGGACAATCTGCTCAACCATGTCCTGAGCGCGATGCCACAGGGTCTTTCGCGGGAGGAGTGGTTGCATTCTCTGCCCCGTGCGCTTGTCGCGGGATTCGTCAAGACCGACAAGGAATTCCAAACCAAAG GCCAAACTTCGGGCACAACTGCCACATTTGCGATAATCGATGGCTGGACTATCACTGTTGCTTCAGTTGGCGATTCTCGCTGTATTTTGGATGCTCAGGGTGGGGCTGTTTCTTTGCTTACAGTTGATCACCGACTAGAAGAAAATGTCGAGGA GAGGGAGCGTGTCACAGCGAGTGGAGGTGAAGTTGGAAGGCTTAGTGTGGTTGGTGGAGCAGAG ATTGGTCCACTGCGATGCTGGCCAGGAGGTTTGTGCCTATCCAGATCCATTGGAGACATAGATGTTGGTGAATTTATCGTACCTGTTCCTTATGTCAAGCAAGTGAAG TTGTCAAATACTGGTGGGAGGCTTATTATTGCTTCAGACGGCATTTGGGATGCATTGTCTTCAGATGCAGCTGCAAAGTGTTGCAGAGGGTTGCCTGCTGAACTCGCTGCCAAGCAAGTAGTTAAG GAGGCACTCAAGACAAGGGGCCTAAAAGATGACACGACATGTGTCGTTGTTGACATAATCCCACCTGATCAAACGATACGCCCTCTATCTCCACCGAAAAAGATGAATAAGTTGAAGTCCCTGATTTTTAGGAAAAAAGCAAAGGACCAGCCCAATAAATTGACTAAGCAGCTTTCTTCAGTGGGTATGGTTGAAGAGATATTTGAAGAAGGTTCAGCGATACTATCAGAGAG